The window TCCACATGGAATATGCAATAGAAACTCCCCATGGATAAACAAATGTTCTCCAGATGGAATAAGCAGTAGAAACTCTCCAATTTCCTTTAGTTCCCCTCGCATGAGAAGCTTCCAGGAGGGTAgccaaggaagagaagaaggacAAGAAGGCAATGAAAAGTATGAGGAAACCTATCGTGAAGTTTCGATCAAACAGCTAGCTTCCATGAATAAGCCAGAACTACCAGTCCTGCTCTTGGGATCCATTGCTGCAGTTATACATGGAGTGATATTACCCGTGTATGGGTTATTGCTTTCAAGTATCATCAAAATCTTCTATGAGCCCCCTCACAAGCTTCAGGAAGACTCGAGGTTTTGGGCCCTGATGTTCGTCGGTCTGGGAATCATTACTCTAGTTGTGTTTCCACTACAGCAATATCTGTTTGGAGTTGCAGGCGGTAAGCTCATATGGCGCATCCGGTCCTTGTCATTTGAGAGGGTGGTCCACCAAGAAATTAGCTGGTTTGATGAGCCTATGAATTCAAGGTTGGTAGGCACACTACAACCCACTTGTCTGAATCTCTCGTCCTTAACTGTGATTGTGAAATTATATTTTCATTTCAGTGCAGCAATTGGCGCAAAGCTATTGACCGATGCTTCATGCGTGCGAATAGTAGGGGACGCATTGTCACTAATTGTTCAGAACATGTCCACAATCACAGCAGGGGTGGTAATAGCCATGGTAGCTAACTGGCAATTGGCGCTTATAGTTCTAGCTCTGCTTCCTTTGATGGGTCTGCAAGGATATGCTCAGATGAAATTTTTGCGAGGGTTTAGTGCAGATGCGAAGGTCCATTCTTCCAACTCATCTGATATTGCTTGCATGTCTCCTTTTTCTGATATGTGTTCTAATAAAAAAAACCGCGAACCTAATAATCATATTCAATCTCGGACATTTGGGGTTAATCTTAACAAGATGTGTATATGAtgtaagatttaaaaaataatatgtaTAATAACCGTTGGATTGATCTTAGATTGATGCCAAAATAACGGTTTTGCTGCATGAGATACAATTTCATGAATGTATGATAGGTTGCAGGTGATGTATGAAAAAGCCAGTCAGGTGGCGAACGATGCAGTCAGTAGCATTCGGACTGTTGCGTCTTTCTGTGTAGAACAAAAGGTGATGGATCTTTACAAGAAAAAGTGTGAGGCGCCAACAATAAACGGAATCCGTCGAGGAATCGCAAGTGGTGTTGGTTTTGGCTTCTCCAACCTTGTGATGTTCTGCACCTACTCCCTCAGTTTCTATGCTGGAGCTTGTTTTGTAGAAGATGGGAAAGCCACATTTCCTGATTTCcttaaagtctctctctctctctctctctctctctctctctctctctctctctctctccttattgcTACTCTTCAGTGCTCATTTGGGTTGTGTGGTGGGGTTTTCAATTGCAGGCTTTCCTTGCATTGACAATGGCAGTTATTGGAGTTTCACAGACCAGTGCTCTGGCTCCAGATGTCACCAAAGCTAAGGAATCAGCTGCTTCTATCTTTGAAATTATTGACAGGAAATCCATGATTGACTCAAGCAATGAAAAGGGTACAACATTACCCAATGTGAAAGGTGACATTAAGTTCAAACATGTCAGTTTCAAGTACCCAACTCGACCAGACGTGCAGATCTTCAAAGACTTGTGTTTGAGCATTCCCTCTGGAAAGGTGTTACTGTTTTTACCTCTCTTTGCAATATAATAGTGTCAAATTGAGGCAAGAAACataatttgaatttcaaaacctCTCATCTATTCTATTTTTTCAATGTACACTGCCATCACTATTCTTTTTATTAGTGTGAAGCTGAGATTGGTTCTTTTTATGCAGAGGGTTGCTATCGTGGGAGAGAGTGGTAGTGGGAAATCGACAATAATCGCCCTATTAGAGAGGTTCTACGATCCTGATTCTGGCCAGAtattgttggatggtgtggaaatCCAAAAGTTTAAGTTAGAATGGTTGAGGCAACAGATTGGGTTGGTCAGCCAAGAACCCGTTCTGTTCAACGACACAATCCGTGCCAACATAGCTTATGGAAAGCAAGGGGAAGTATCTGAAGATGAGATTATTGCAGCCGCAGAAGCAGCAAATGCACAACACTTCATATCAGGGCTTCCACAGGGATATGGGACTTGCGTGGGCGAGAGAGGAGTGCAGTTATCAGGTGGGCAGAAGCAGCGAATAGCCATTGCAAGGGCAATACTAAAAGACCCAAAAATCCTTTTACTCGATGAGGCAACAAGCGCATTG is drawn from Magnolia sinica isolate HGM2019 chromosome 5, MsV1, whole genome shotgun sequence and contains these coding sequences:
- the LOC131246975 gene encoding ABC transporter B family member 9-like, which codes for MDIHSSRDWSLGQASPCVNAFAAGQAAAYKMFETIRRKPKIDAYDTSGIILEDIKGDIELRDVYFSYPTRPDFQVFSGFSLHVQSGITMALVGESGSGKSTVISLVERFYDPQAGEVLIDGINLKTLKLGWIREKIGLVSQEPVLFTTTIKENILYGKADATLEEIKTAIELANATKFIKKMPHGLDTMVGEHGNQLSGGQKQRIAITRAILKNPKILLLDEATSALDAGSEHIVQEALVRIMLNRTTVVIAHRLSTVRNADVIAVVHQGNIVEQGSHLELIKDPDGAYSQLIHLQEGKDSPGGGSSRNSPWINKYSPHGICNRNSPWINKCSPDGISSRNSPISFSSPRMRSFQEGSQGREEGQEGNEKYEETYREVSIKQLASMNKPELPVLLLGSIAAVIHGVILPVYGLLLSSIIKIFYEPPHKLQEDSRFWALMFVGLGIITLVVFPLQQYLFGVAGGKLIWRIRSLSFERVVHQEISWFDEPMNSSAAIGAKLLTDASCVRIVGDALSLIVQNMSTITAGVVIAMVANWQLALIVLALLPLMGLQGYAQMKFLRGFSADAKVMYEKASQVANDAVSSIRTVASFCVEQKVMDLYKKKCEAPTINGIRRGIASGVGFGFSNLVMFCTYSLSFYAGACFVEDGKATFPDFLKAFLALTMAVIGVSQTSALAPDVTKAKESAASIFEIIDRKSMIDSSNEKGTTLPNVKGDIKFKHVSFKYPTRPDVQIFKDLCLSIPSGKRVAIVGESGSGKSTIIALLERFYDPDSGQILLDGVEIQKFKLEWLRQQIGLVSQEPVLFNDTIRANIAYGKQGEVSEDEIIAAAEAANAQHFISGLPQGYGTCVGERGVQLSGGQKQRIAIARAILKDPKILLLDEATSALDAESEHVVQEALDKVMVNRSTIVVAHRLSTIKGADEIAVVKNGMITERGSHETLMKITSGVYASLVTLGMSSST